In Rhinoraja longicauda isolate Sanriku21f chromosome 27, sRhiLon1.1, whole genome shotgun sequence, one DNA window encodes the following:
- the pdik1l gene encoding serine/threonine-protein kinase pdik1l isoform X1, which translates to MLKVIKKLFMASREPKYNLVRELGRGSYGVVYEAVVTKTGARVAVKKIRCHAPENVELALREFWALSSIKTIHPNVIHLEECILQKDGVLQKMTHGSSSSHYLKLVETSLKGELSFDSRSSYYLWLVMDFCDGGDMNEYLLSRKPNRRTNISFMLQLSSALAFLHKNQIVHRDLKPDNILITETKSEAEGGGPILKVADFGLSKVCSGLGTDQKEPVNVNRCWLSTACGSDFYMAPEVWEGHYTAKADIFALGVIIWAMLERITFIDSETKKELLGGYVRQGSVIVPLGEALLLNPKMELNIPVKKKSMSAGMRQLIKEMLATNPQDRPDAFELELRICKITCRECSRTA; encoded by the exons ATGCTGAAAG TTATTAAAAAATTATTCATGGCGAGTAGAGAGCCAAAATACAACTTGGTGCGAGAATTGGGACGTGGCAGTTATGGTGTAGTATATGAAGCAGTGGTGACAAAGACTGGAGCACGGGTAGCAGTGAAGAAAATTCGGTGCCATGCACCCGAGAATGTGGAGCTGGCCTTGCGAGAATTTTGGGCATTAAGCAGCATCAAGACAATTCATCCTAATGTGATCCATCTAGAGGAGTGCATTTTGCAAAAAGATGGGGTGCTGCAAAAGATGACTCATGGATCATCATCTTCCCACTATTTAAAG CTGGTGGAGACGTCACTGAAAGGCGAACTAAGCTTTGATTCCAGGAGCTCATACTACCTCTGGCTTGTAATGGATTTCTGTGATGGTGGAGATATGAATGAATATCTACTTTCGCGAAAACCAAACCGTCGGACCAACATTAGTTTCATGCTGCAGCTCAGCAGTGCCTTGGCTTTTTTGCACAAAAATCAAATTGTGCACCGGGACCTGAAGCCAGATAATATATTGATCACTGAAACCAAATCAGAAGCTGAAGGAGGAGGTCCTATTCTAAAAGTGGCAGACTTTGGCCTAAGTAAAGTGTGCTCAGGTTTGGGAACAGATCAAAAGGAACCGGTTAATGTTAACAGGTGCTGGCTTTCTACAGCTTGTGGGTCAGATTTTTATATGGCACCTGAAGTTTGGGAAGGTCATTACACAGCTAAAGCAGACATCTTTGCACTGGGCGTCATCATTTGGGCCATGTTGGAAAGGATTACCTTTATAGATTCAGAGACAAAGAAAGAACTATTAGGAGGCTATGTACGTCAGGGGTCAGTGATTGTGCCCCTTGGTGAAGCACTGTTGTTAAATCCCAAGATGGAGCTTAACATTCCTGTGAAGAAGAAGTCTATGAGCGCTGGAATGAGACAGCTAATCAAGGAAATGCTAGCAACAAATCCACAAGATCGACCTGATGCTTTTGAACTAGAACTGAGGATATGTAAAATCACATGCAGAGAGTGCAGCCGGACTGCGTAA
- the pdik1l gene encoding serine/threonine-protein kinase pdik1l isoform X2: MVIKKLFMASREPKYNLVRELGRGSYGVVYEAVVTKTGARVAVKKIRCHAPENVELALREFWALSSIKTIHPNVIHLEECILQKDGVLQKMTHGSSSSHYLKLVETSLKGELSFDSRSSYYLWLVMDFCDGGDMNEYLLSRKPNRRTNISFMLQLSSALAFLHKNQIVHRDLKPDNILITETKSEAEGGGPILKVADFGLSKVCSGLGTDQKEPVNVNRCWLSTACGSDFYMAPEVWEGHYTAKADIFALGVIIWAMLERITFIDSETKKELLGGYVRQGSVIVPLGEALLLNPKMELNIPVKKKSMSAGMRQLIKEMLATNPQDRPDAFELELRICKITCRECSRTA; this comes from the exons TTATTAAAAAATTATTCATGGCGAGTAGAGAGCCAAAATACAACTTGGTGCGAGAATTGGGACGTGGCAGTTATGGTGTAGTATATGAAGCAGTGGTGACAAAGACTGGAGCACGGGTAGCAGTGAAGAAAATTCGGTGCCATGCACCCGAGAATGTGGAGCTGGCCTTGCGAGAATTTTGGGCATTAAGCAGCATCAAGACAATTCATCCTAATGTGATCCATCTAGAGGAGTGCATTTTGCAAAAAGATGGGGTGCTGCAAAAGATGACTCATGGATCATCATCTTCCCACTATTTAAAG CTGGTGGAGACGTCACTGAAAGGCGAACTAAGCTTTGATTCCAGGAGCTCATACTACCTCTGGCTTGTAATGGATTTCTGTGATGGTGGAGATATGAATGAATATCTACTTTCGCGAAAACCAAACCGTCGGACCAACATTAGTTTCATGCTGCAGCTCAGCAGTGCCTTGGCTTTTTTGCACAAAAATCAAATTGTGCACCGGGACCTGAAGCCAGATAATATATTGATCACTGAAACCAAATCAGAAGCTGAAGGAGGAGGTCCTATTCTAAAAGTGGCAGACTTTGGCCTAAGTAAAGTGTGCTCAGGTTTGGGAACAGATCAAAAGGAACCGGTTAATGTTAACAGGTGCTGGCTTTCTACAGCTTGTGGGTCAGATTTTTATATGGCACCTGAAGTTTGGGAAGGTCATTACACAGCTAAAGCAGACATCTTTGCACTGGGCGTCATCATTTGGGCCATGTTGGAAAGGATTACCTTTATAGATTCAGAGACAAAGAAAGAACTATTAGGAGGCTATGTACGTCAGGGGTCAGTGATTGTGCCCCTTGGTGAAGCACTGTTGTTAAATCCCAAGATGGAGCTTAACATTCCTGTGAAGAAGAAGTCTATGAGCGCTGGAATGAGACAGCTAATCAAGGAAATGCTAGCAACAAATCCACAAGATCGACCTGATGCTTTTGAACTAGAACTGAGGATATGTAAAATCACATGCAGAGAGTGCAGCCGGACTGCGTAA
- the pdik1l gene encoding serine/threonine-protein kinase pdik1l isoform X3 yields the protein MASREPKYNLVRELGRGSYGVVYEAVVTKTGARVAVKKIRCHAPENVELALREFWALSSIKTIHPNVIHLEECILQKDGVLQKMTHGSSSSHYLKLVETSLKGELSFDSRSSYYLWLVMDFCDGGDMNEYLLSRKPNRRTNISFMLQLSSALAFLHKNQIVHRDLKPDNILITETKSEAEGGGPILKVADFGLSKVCSGLGTDQKEPVNVNRCWLSTACGSDFYMAPEVWEGHYTAKADIFALGVIIWAMLERITFIDSETKKELLGGYVRQGSVIVPLGEALLLNPKMELNIPVKKKSMSAGMRQLIKEMLATNPQDRPDAFELELRICKITCRECSRTA from the exons ATGGCGAGTAGAGAGCCAAAATACAACTTGGTGCGAGAATTGGGACGTGGCAGTTATGGTGTAGTATATGAAGCAGTGGTGACAAAGACTGGAGCACGGGTAGCAGTGAAGAAAATTCGGTGCCATGCACCCGAGAATGTGGAGCTGGCCTTGCGAGAATTTTGGGCATTAAGCAGCATCAAGACAATTCATCCTAATGTGATCCATCTAGAGGAGTGCATTTTGCAAAAAGATGGGGTGCTGCAAAAGATGACTCATGGATCATCATCTTCCCACTATTTAAAG CTGGTGGAGACGTCACTGAAAGGCGAACTAAGCTTTGATTCCAGGAGCTCATACTACCTCTGGCTTGTAATGGATTTCTGTGATGGTGGAGATATGAATGAATATCTACTTTCGCGAAAACCAAACCGTCGGACCAACATTAGTTTCATGCTGCAGCTCAGCAGTGCCTTGGCTTTTTTGCACAAAAATCAAATTGTGCACCGGGACCTGAAGCCAGATAATATATTGATCACTGAAACCAAATCAGAAGCTGAAGGAGGAGGTCCTATTCTAAAAGTGGCAGACTTTGGCCTAAGTAAAGTGTGCTCAGGTTTGGGAACAGATCAAAAGGAACCGGTTAATGTTAACAGGTGCTGGCTTTCTACAGCTTGTGGGTCAGATTTTTATATGGCACCTGAAGTTTGGGAAGGTCATTACACAGCTAAAGCAGACATCTTTGCACTGGGCGTCATCATTTGGGCCATGTTGGAAAGGATTACCTTTATAGATTCAGAGACAAAGAAAGAACTATTAGGAGGCTATGTACGTCAGGGGTCAGTGATTGTGCCCCTTGGTGAAGCACTGTTGTTAAATCCCAAGATGGAGCTTAACATTCCTGTGAAGAAGAAGTCTATGAGCGCTGGAATGAGACAGCTAATCAAGGAAATGCTAGCAACAAATCCACAAGATCGACCTGATGCTTTTGAACTAGAACTGAGGATATGTAAAATCACATGCAGAGAGTGCAGCCGGACTGCGTAA